ATCCTTAAGGAGGAAGATTTACTTCGGTTACAGGAAATAGTAAGACCTACCAATATATTGGTATTGAGCGACGAGGTCTACGAACATATTGTTTTTGATGGAAAGGAACATCAAAGCGTTTCTAGGTTTACAGACTTGGCTGAACGAAGTTTTGTCTGTGCCTCCTTTGGCAAAACCTTCCACGTTACGGGTTGGAAAATAGGATACTGCGCCGCTCCCAAACCATTAATGGATGAATTCAGAAAAATCCACCAATTTGCCGTTTTCTGTGTGGACCATCCCGTGCAGAGAGCCTTGGTCGAATATTTAAAAAGACCGAAACACTATTTGGAACTCAATACCTTTTATCAACAAAAGCGGGATTATTTTTTAGAAAATCTAGATCCAAAAAAGTTCAGGTTTGTGCCGTCGGAAGGAACTTATTTTCAGCTATTGGACTACACGCAACTCACCCAGCAAGCTGACGAGGAATTTGCAAAAAAATTGATTTTGGAAGATAAGTTGGCCAGCATTCCCATTTCTTCTTTCAATGTAAATCATAGGGACGATAAAGTACTTCGGTTTTGTTTTGCAAAAACAGAAGATACCTTATCCAAAGCTTTGGATATTTTAAATGGTCTTTAATTCAGTGCCGCGTTTACTTTGTCCATAAACTCGCCAATTTTATTCGGTTCCAACCACCGGGTAACTACCACCATGTCATTTTCTTCGTCTATAACAATAAAATTACCTCCAAAACCAGCCGCATAATAGATGTTCTCTGATAATCCTTCCCAATGTCTATTTCCCTTTTGGTTCAACCACCACATATATCCATAATTGGCATTTGGAGTAGATGGCGTTATGGCCTGCCGAATCCAATTCTCACTTATTAGTTGTTCATTTTTCCATTTACCATTATTTAAGAATAACAGTCCAAAGCGGGCCATGTCCTCTGTGTTGATAAATAGACCTGCTCCAGAATGACCTCCACCCGTTACGGATTTCATGTTAATCCCATCGATTTCCGTCCATGCATGGTCATATCCATACCACCTCCAAGTAGTACTCGCACCAATACGGTCCATAATGTTTTCCTTTAACACCTGTGGCAAAGGTTTTCTCCAAACATGGGTCAACGCATAAGCGAGTACATTGACACGCACATCGTTGTACTCCATAAAAGTACCTGGTTCCTTAGGCTTTTCAAACTTCCAATCGTCTATGCCACCTTCACTGGGTGGACGATCCGCCCAATCCTTACCACCCCATAACGCTCCAGACCAAGCCGAATTCTGCTGTAACAAATGTTCCCAGGTAATTTTGGAATTATGTTCCCCATCAAAAGTGCCATCCCAGATATAATCCGAAGCCTTATCCTTAGTGGATTTTATCAAACCGTGGTCCACCGCCAAGCCCGCTGTAGTACTCAAAAAACTTTTGGTGACACTAAACGTCATATCCACCCGTTTTACATCGCCCCATTGGGCCACGATGTACCCATTTTTAAGTATCATTCCCGCAGGTCCGCCCCGTTTTTTGGTAGGACCTAGGATTTTATGAAAAGGTTCCTTTTCAAACCCTTTTAAAATAGCTATTCTTAAATCCCGAGAACCTGAATATTCATTCTCCATGGCAAATGTCAGTGCTTCATCGAGCTTCGCTTCATTTATCTTATACGTCTTTGGTGCCTTTTCTTCCCAGTTCGCATTCCGTTCCGGAAAGTAATAGTCCTGTGCACCAACCATAAAACTGGATAAGCATAATATTAGTATCAAGTTCCTTTTCATATATTCAAAGTTTTAATCATTTAGAAAAAATCAATCTATATCCAACCGCATTAACCAATCCGTCTGTTTATCATTACCAATGTAATAGGGATGTGTCCCGAATTTACCGAAACCATTTCTTTCATAAAATGCAATAGCATGCTCATTCTTCTCCCAGACTCCCAGCCAAATAAACTCCTTTTTATATTCACTGGCCTTACTTTTGACCCAATTCAAAATATGTTTTCCCAATTGCTTTCCCTGAAATTTGTCCAATACATAGATTCGTTCCAGCTCCATGCTATCTTCACGCTTTATATCAGTTTGGGCATCGTTTAAGTTAAGCTTAAAGTAAGCAGCTAACTCCCCATTCAAATAAACAAAGTAAAAATGCATATTGGGGTTTGCCATTTCCTCACACAGCCTTTTCTTGGAGAAAGCTTGATCCAAATATGTCTTAAAATCCTCGGGGTTATTTTGTTTCTCAAAAGCAGACCGGAAGGTAGATTTTGAGACCTCCACCAATATCTCCAAATGTAATGCTTCAGAGGGTACAAACTCCAAATTCATTTGTCCTACTGTTTAGTCCGTCAGCGTTTCCTCAAAGAGCTTAAAGATGCGTTTGTATTCATCCGTCCAACTGCTCGGTTCTACAAAACCATGACGTTCTACGGGATACACCGCCATTTCCCAATTCTCCTTACCCAGCTCGATTAATCGCTGCGACAAACGTACCATATCCTGAAAATGCACATTATCGTCTACCATTCCATGAAGAATGAGAAGTTGGCCTTCCAAACCTTCGGCAAAATAGATAGGAGAACTACGTTTATAAGCCAAACTGTCCTGCACAGGCGTATTCAAAATATGGGCCGTATAGCCATGATTATAGGCCGCCCAATCCCCCACAGAACGAATGGCCGCACCCGCACTAAAGGTTTCGGGTGCATTGAACATACCCATTAGAGTGATAAACCCTCCATAAGAACCTCCGTATATCCCAATTTTATTTGAATCCACACCATAATTCTCCACCAGATATTTGGCACCATCTACCTGATCTGATAGATCCTTGCCACCCATGTGACGGTAGATCCCCGTACGCCAGTCCCTACCGTAACCGGCACTTCCACGATAGTCAATATCCAATACGGTATATCCATTATCCACCAATAAATTGTGAAACATATATTCCCGGTAATAAGAGCTCCACCACTTATGTGCATTTTGTAAATAGCCTGCACCGTGCACAAAAATCACTGCTGCATTATTCTTTACGTCCTTATCCGGGGTGTAAAGCCTCGCATGAACATTGGCCCCATCAGCGGCTGAAAAAGTAATGATTTCAGGGTCCTTCCATGAGTAGGCATTAAAGGCTTCCGTATTGGATTCGGTGATTTTCACGGGGTCGCCGCTTTTTCCATACACGGGATTTTTCTGTACATAAAGTTCTGTGGGCTTGTTTGAATACGAATAAAGGATGGCCATTTGTTTTTCATCCGGCGACAGCGTTACATCGTTTCTCCCTTCCCACTGGGTCAATTGTTGCATTTTACCTCCTTTTAACGGCATCGTATAAAATTGACGGTCCCCTGGATGATTTTTGTTCGCCGTAAAATACCAGCGTTTTTTATCCTTGGAAATAAAGGGGTCGTAAATCTCAAAATCGCCGGAAGTCAAAGTCTTTTTGTTTTTTCCATCCATATCCATAGTATATAGATGGGCATATCCTGTTTTTTCGGATTTATACCAAATACTTTTCCCATCGGGCATCCAGCCTAAATCTCCTCCGTTGAACCACCCTGTGATTCCTGGACCGGCAATCCAAGCTTCATCATGTTGACGGTCTAGTTGGGTAATAGTTCCGGTTTTGGCATCCAACAATACAATCCATCTATTTTTATAATTACTGGCCTGTATGTCCAAAATGGCCTTATTGCCATTAGGATGCCAAGTTGGGCTTCCTATCCTACCTATTGGATTTTTATTTTCATAGGTTTTATCAGGATAATCCTTCATGAATTCCGGAACATCGTTCAACCCTTCCAAGCTATCCAATACAACCGGATAGTTTGTGTGCGCTTTAGTATCATACACGAACATTTCGTAGGTGGGAAGTTCGTCACCTACCTTTGTTCTGGTCGTTTGCTCTTCAGTATAGCCCGATTCCGTAACAAAATGGGGCACCATGGTTCTTTTATTTTTTGGCATGTCCATCAGTACATAGGTCACAAACCGACCGTTTGGACTAACCGTCTGATTGATTACTTGCTTACCGCCTATTTCTAAAGGCAACGGCTCAAGGTCATCCATTTTTTTACTGATGCTTTCTCCCAAGTCCTTCTTTTCCTTCCTTTCACGAAGTACTCCAAAAAGCTCTAGCTGATCCTGATAAAGCCATTCATCTTTATTGCTTCTTTTTGGCTCTTCCCCAATCTTTTCAACAAAATCTGTTATTTGTTCCAGTGTACCATTGGCCAAATCCCAAGTATAAATGTTCTCACCATTGACAAATGCAACTTTTTTTCCATCATCGGTAAAATGAGGATTGGACTCTCTTTCCTTGGTATTCGTAATGGCCAGTATTTTAGAGGTAGACTTATCCAAAATAAATATATCCCCATTATTGGAATAAACCGCTTTATCTTGGGATGGGTGGTCTATTCTTCTGTTGGATGGGAGTGCTATAGCGTCCAAATAATCCACCTTCTTGATATCATTTTTATTTAGATCATAACGGTAAAGGGAATCGCTAAATGCCATATCCGGATTCCAATCAAAATAGATTGAGGAATGATCTGTTCCCCAAAAAACATTGGAAGGTCTATGACCAATAAAATCATCGCCCTTCATAATATCTTCAATCTTCAATTTCGAAATATTGGTCTCTTGTGCAGAAACTATATTGATGATCAACAAACAAAAAACGGCGTATACAAAATGTATCTTCATAAAAAATATATTAATTGGAAATAGCTACTTCCTCAGAAGAATATAAAAATAGGGATATTTAGAGGGAATTTCCTTCTGTTAATGGAAATAAAAAAGGAGCAAATCTCTTTGCTCCTTCCTTGGATTTTTAGTGTTCCTCCTTAAAAGGAAAAAAGCTTCTTTATAAGCCTCATAAAACCCTTCGTAAAAATGGCAACTTCAGATTTAGGTTTTTCCATAAGAACAGGTTTGTATTTGTATAAACTTTGAAACATAAGTAGGTTAAGTTTTTTTGTATTTGTACTAATTCAATTTTGTCTTATCGCAAAGGGTTTCCCAGATAGATAGGTAAGGTAGGTAATGCTATCTTCCTCTATCATTTGCACCCTATCCTCAGGAAAGTCAGTCCCGGGATATGAAATGGTATAAATATTTCCATCAATGGTCCATTTAAAATCCGTTAAATAAGTGACCTCATCATTCCGGTAACCATGGAATCTTCCCAGGTATACATCATTGAAAATCCATTCCTCCTTATCTATTACCATTTTATTATTATTCATGGCCGATTTAACATCATTCTTCCAAATTCCAATTACAGGGTCATTATTTTCCTCGATCTTGGAACAGGAAACCAATAACAACAGCAGCAAAAGGGAACTAAACAGAGATTTCATAAATAGGTTAAGTTTAGGGTGATTTGGGATTCACTTTTTAACTTCAAATCAAAAATATGTAATCTTTTTCTTACATTTTTATTTTTGTGGCAAAATCTATTTTCATTGTGGTGTAATCAGTTAAAATTGTTATTTACGATTATTTGGCACCTCTGTCTATAATTGTACAAAGGTTGGCTAGAAGCAGTCCTTATTTTCGTTTTAAGTACTTAATTGAAAAGCTATGTAGTCCCAAAAACTTATAGCAGAGGTTATTAAACAAAAAAGAGCAACCTGGGGAAAGTTGCTCTTTTCTTTTTTTAATTTTTTGACTTAAAGCATGAAAAGCTTTTTGGTCAAACGTACAATACCACTTAGAAAATCGTTGTGATAGACTTGTACTTTTTCCTCTTGAGGAACGTAATTTTGGGACTCCATTTTGGGTTAAATTTTGTGGTTACTTTGGGTTTATTATCGATTTTGTAAATATAATTACAAAGGCAACTTAATCCCGAATATTTGTTGTGAAGCTATTCAAGATCGTTGTGAATTATCATAGAGGATTCCATTCATCGATAAAACATAACTCTAGCAAGAAACCCCTAATCCACTTTCATTTCAGGGACCTGCCCGTTGATAATTAAATTGCCCTCTGTTGCGGCCTTGATTTCATCTACGCTTACCCTGGGTGCTCTTTCCAATAAAATAAAGCCCTCCGGCCCTACTTCCAAAACGGCCAAATTGGTAACTATCTTCTTTACACATTTTACCCCAGTAAGGGGAAGCGAACATGCTTTAAGCAATTTAGACTCTCCTGCCCTGTTGGTATGCATCATCGCTACGATAATATGTTCTGCGGAAGAAACCAGATCCATGGCACCACCCATACCCTTGACCATTTTGCCCGGAATTTTCCAATTGGCAATATCACCGTTTTCCGCAACCTCCATAGCTCCTAATATGGTTAAGTCCACATGTTGTCCGCGAATCATTGAAAAACTTGTGGCAGAATCAAAAAAGGAAGCCCCTGGAAGGGTGGTTATGGTTTGCTTTCCGGCATTGATGACATCGGCATCTTCATCGCCCTCATAGGGAAACGGACCCATTCCCAAAACTCCATTCTCACTTTGGAACTCAACACTGATATCATCCCTAACAAAATTGGCCACCAATGTAGGAATTCCAATTCCTAGGTTTACATAATAGCCGTCCTTTACCTCTTTTGCAATTCGTTTTGCGATTCCGTTCTTATCCAACATCTTTTAGTCTCTTTTTCTTACGGTTCGTTGTTCAATTCGTTTCTCATACCCTTTTCCCTGAAAGATTCGTTGGACAAAAATTCCGGGAACATGGATTTGATTGGGGTCCAGAGATCCTGCAGGTAGCAATTCCTCTACCTCGGCTACGGTTATCTTTGCCGCTCCGCACATGCAAGGGTTAAAATTCCGTGCCGTCCCCTTGAAAATTAAATTCCCTGCTTCATCCCCTTTCCAAGCTTTGACGAATGCAAAATCGGCTTTAAAAGCCTCCTCCAAAACATACATCTTGCCATTGAATTCCCTGGTCTCCTTCCCCTCTGCAACCTCAGTTCCATACCCAGCAGGCGTATAAAATGCTGGGAAGCCTCCTTGCGCCGCCCGACATTTTTCGGCCAAGGTCCCCTGTGGCGTTAGCTCAACCTCAAGTTCCCCACTTAACATTTGCCGTTCAAATTCATCATTCTCTCCTACATAGGACGAAATCATTTTTTTGATCTGATGTTTTTGAAGTAAAAGTCCCAGGCCAAAGTCGTCTACTCCCGCATTATTGGAGATACAGGTAATGCTTTTTATACCCAATCGTACCAATTCAGCAATGGCCATTTCCGGAATTCCACAAAGGCCAAATCCCCCTAACATAAAGGTCATTCCATCCTTTACCCCTTTAAGGGCCTCTTCAACATTAGATACCGTTTTCCTGATCATAATATGCTTTACATGTTATATTACTAAAATAAGGCTTTTAAATTGAAAAAATAAAAAAGCCCCAGTCATTCCCGGGGCTTTTTTAAAAATTAAATAATTGATTTCTTGTTAAAAATCCAAATCGTCCAAGTCGTTCTCAATATCAGTATCTTGCGGCTTATCTTCCTCAAATTTGGCACAATCTGTTATAATGGACATATTTTCAGGTTCTTCAAAATCTTCTTTGGAAATGCCTAAATCCTCATTCGCATAATTCTTTTTCATGTATAACCCCCAAATAGGCAAGGCCATGGAAGCTCCCTGTCCGTATAAAACATTATCAAAATGGATAGATCGTTCCTCACCACCTACCCAAACACCAGTAACCAAATTAGGCACCATTCCCATAAACCAGCCATCACTATTGTTTTGTGTAGTCCCGGTTTTACCCGCAATAGGATTGGTAAATTCGTATGGATAGCCAGTGATAATTTCTTTGTAAACAGTATTGTTCTTGGCTCCACTATGCCTTAACCTCGCACCTGAGCCACTTTGTGTTACCCCCTTCATTAAATCGATCATGGCATAGGAAACATCCTTGCCCAAAACATCCTTGGTTTCCGGAACATATTCGTACAACACCGTTCCATTCTTATCCTCAATTCTTGTTACCATTACAGGTTTTACGTAAACGCCCTGATTTGCAAACGCACCATAAGCTCCTACCATATCATATACATTGGCATCCAAGGTTCCCAAAGCAATGGAGGGCACCTCTGGAATATCTCCAGAAATTCCTAAATTCTTGGCTATGGTCACTACGGATTTAGGTCCCACTTTGTCTATCAATTGTGCGGTTATGGTATTAACTGAATTGGCCAAAGCATATTTCAAAGTCATTTCTTCCCCGGTAAATTTATAATTAGAATTTCTTGGACCCCAAGCTTCCATATTCCCATGTTTTCCAGCTTCAATCCAATATTCTGTGTCCGGCAATTTATCACAGGGGGAAAGTCTCAACTGGTCAATGGCCGCCGCATAAACGAAAGGTTTAAAGGTAGACCCTACTTGTCTGGTTCCTTGAATTACATTGTCATACTGAAAATGTTTGTAATTGATGCCACCTACCCAAGCCTTTACATGTCCAGTTTGTGGCTCCATAGACATCATGCCCGCCCTTAAAAAAGTTTTATAATATCGGATGGAGTCCAGAGGTGTCATTATGGTATCCTTTTCCCGGGTATCACTTTTCCAATCGAAGACCGTCATCTCCGTCTTTTTGGTGAAGGAATTTCTAATATCTTCTTCCGATTTACCCGCCGCTTTCATTTCTCTCCATCGGTCCGAGTTTTTCATAGCTCGTTCCATAATTCGGTCGGTCTCCTCTGGTGTCAAATCCAAGAAAGGAGTGGTTGGGTTCTTGTCCGGTGTATTTTGATTAAAGAATTCCGCCTGTAAATTCGCCATATGCTCGTATACCGCCTCTTCCGCATTGGCTTGCATTTTGGAATCTATGGTAGTATATATTTTTAGGCCATCCAAATAGATGTTCCATTTGTCCCGTTCTCCAGGTAAGGCAGGTTTTGGATTTTTATCGATCCAATTCTTCATGAAACGCTGCAAATACATTCTAAAATAAGTGGCCAGCCCTTCACGGTGGTTCTCCGGATTGTAATTGATATCCATTTTCAACGCCTGCAGTG
This window of the Maribacter cobaltidurans genome carries:
- a CDS encoding S9 family peptidase → MKIHFVYAVFCLLIINIVSAQETNISKLKIEDIMKGDDFIGHRPSNVFWGTDHSSIYFDWNPDMAFSDSLYRYDLNKNDIKKVDYLDAIALPSNRRIDHPSQDKAVYSNNGDIFILDKSTSKILAITNTKERESNPHFTDDGKKVAFVNGENIYTWDLANGTLEQITDFVEKIGEEPKRSNKDEWLYQDQLELFGVLRERKEKKDLGESISKKMDDLEPLPLEIGGKQVINQTVSPNGRFVTYVLMDMPKNKRTMVPHFVTESGYTEEQTTRTKVGDELPTYEMFVYDTKAHTNYPVVLDSLEGLNDVPEFMKDYPDKTYENKNPIGRIGSPTWHPNGNKAILDIQASNYKNRWIVLLDAKTGTITQLDRQHDEAWIAGPGITGWFNGGDLGWMPDGKSIWYKSEKTGYAHLYTMDMDGKNKKTLTSGDFEIYDPFISKDKKRWYFTANKNHPGDRQFYTMPLKGGKMQQLTQWEGRNDVTLSPDEKQMAILYSYSNKPTELYVQKNPVYGKSGDPVKITESNTEAFNAYSWKDPEIITFSAADGANVHARLYTPDKDVKNNAAVIFVHGAGYLQNAHKWWSSYYREYMFHNLLVDNGYTVLDIDYRGSAGYGRDWRTGIYRHMGGKDLSDQVDGAKYLVENYGVDSNKIGIYGGSYGGFITLMGMFNAPETFSAGAAIRSVGDWAAYNHGYTAHILNTPVQDSLAYKRSSPIYFAEGLEGQLLILHGMVDDNVHFQDMVRLSQRLIELGKENWEMAVYPVERHGFVEPSSWTDEYKRIFKLFEETLTD
- a CDS encoding penicillin-binding protein 1A; amino-acid sequence: MAKAVKKKSNPGFSKYIKWFWILFVSGVSIVALIFLSASWGLFGELPPYEYLENPQTNLASQIISSDGDLLGKFYLDDNRTDVKYEDLPENLVNALVATEDARFQDHSGIDFRGTVRAFFFLGTRGGASTISQQLARQLFVGVRSRSKLDALKQKVKEWVLAIRLERSYTKEEIISMYFNIYDFGNNADGIRSAARIYFGKEPKDLKIEESAMLVGMFKNSSLFNPLRREEMVKTRRNVVLAQMAKYDYITEQEKDSLQALKMDINYNPENHREGLATYFRMYLQRFMKNWIDKNPKPALPGERDKWNIYLDGLKIYTTIDSKMQANAEEAVYEHMANLQAEFFNQNTPDKNPTTPFLDLTPEETDRIMERAMKNSDRWREMKAAGKSEEDIRNSFTKKTEMTVFDWKSDTREKDTIMTPLDSIRYYKTFLRAGMMSMEPQTGHVKAWVGGINYKHFQYDNVIQGTRQVGSTFKPFVYAAAIDQLRLSPCDKLPDTEYWIEAGKHGNMEAWGPRNSNYKFTGEEMTLKYALANSVNTITAQLIDKVGPKSVVTIAKNLGISGDIPEVPSIALGTLDANVYDMVGAYGAFANQGVYVKPVMVTRIEDKNGTVLYEYVPETKDVLGKDVSYAMIDLMKGVTQSGSGARLRHSGAKNNTVYKEIITGYPYEFTNPIAGKTGTTQNNSDGWFMGMVPNLVTGVWVGGEERSIHFDNVLYGQGASMALPIWGLYMKKNYANEDLGISKEDFEEPENMSIITDCAKFEEDKPQDTDIENDLDDLDF
- a CDS encoding 3-oxoacid CoA-transferase subunit B → MLDKNGIAKRIAKEVKDGYYVNLGIGIPTLVANFVRDDISVEFQSENGVLGMGPFPYEGDEDADVINAGKQTITTLPGASFFDSATSFSMIRGQHVDLTILGAMEVAENGDIANWKIPGKMVKGMGGAMDLVSSAEHIIVAMMHTNRAGESKLLKACSLPLTGVKCVKKIVTNLAVLEVGPEGFILLERAPRVSVDEIKAATEGNLIINGQVPEMKVD
- a CDS encoding serine hydrolase domain-containing protein → MKRNLILILCLSSFMVGAQDYYFPERNANWEEKAPKTYKINEAKLDEALTFAMENEYSGSRDLRIAILKGFEKEPFHKILGPTKKRGGPAGMILKNGYIVAQWGDVKRVDMTFSVTKSFLSTTAGLAVDHGLIKSTKDKASDYIWDGTFDGEHNSKITWEHLLQQNSAWSGALWGGKDWADRPPSEGGIDDWKFEKPKEPGTFMEYNDVRVNVLAYALTHVWRKPLPQVLKENIMDRIGASTTWRWYGYDHAWTEIDGINMKSVTGGGHSGAGLFINTEDMARFGLLFLNNGKWKNEQLISENWIRQAITPSTPNANYGYMWWLNQKGNRHWEGLSENIYYAAGFGGNFIVIDEENDMVVVTRWLEPNKIGEFMDKVNAALN
- a CDS encoding GNAT family N-acetyltransferase, which produces MNLEFVPSEALHLEILVEVSKSTFRSAFEKQNNPEDFKTYLDQAFSKKRLCEEMANPNMHFYFVYLNGELAAYFKLNLNDAQTDIKREDSMELERIYVLDKFQGKQLGKHILNWVKSKASEYKKEFIWLGVWEKNEHAIAFYERNGFGKFGTHPYYIGNDKQTDWLMRLDID
- a CDS encoding CoA transferase subunit A; amino-acid sequence: MIRKTVSNVEEALKGVKDGMTFMLGGFGLCGIPEMAIAELVRLGIKSITCISNNAGVDDFGLGLLLQKHQIKKMISSYVGENDEFERQMLSGELEVELTPQGTLAEKCRAAQGGFPAFYTPAGYGTEVAEGKETREFNGKMYVLEEAFKADFAFVKAWKGDEAGNLIFKGTARNFNPCMCGAAKITVAEVEELLPAGSLDPNQIHVPGIFVQRIFQGKGYEKRIEQRTVRKRD
- a CDS encoding methionine aminotransferase; this encodes MISNNVFESKLPHVKTTIFTTVGNLARKHGAIDLSQGFPNFEADAKLISLVNQAMVMGHNQYAPMQGYYGLREIISEKIEALHGHQYHPETEITVTVGATQAIFTAISTFVHPGDEVIVFKPAYDCYEPAIEANGGIPVLIQMSKDGYAIDWNLFKRKITPKTRMIVINTPHNPSGKILKEEDLLRLQEIVRPTNILVLSDEVYEHIVFDGKEHQSVSRFTDLAERSFVCASFGKTFHVTGWKIGYCAAPKPLMDEFRKIHQFAVFCVDHPVQRALVEYLKRPKHYLELNTFYQQKRDYFLENLDPKKFRFVPSEGTYFQLLDYTQLTQQADEEFAKKLILEDKLASIPISSFNVNHRDDKVLRFCFAKTEDTLSKALDILNGL